One genomic region from Streptomyces venezuelae encodes:
- a CDS encoding TOMM precursor leader peptide-binding protein translates to MHPMVKPALRRAWRSLRCVQFGITPAHAVVLSPVDTGTGELLALLDGTRGTELLRAEARALGLPDGHLEALLGRLAAAGLLADASAGRPGKAGAAPGAGAGSVAGGGSVAGGGSRSGAGLRAGARDTAPDPLRADLASLSVVHREPDRAVRALAARRALRVQVRGAGRVGAMVAALLSAAGVGTVEVLDSGRVEPWETAPGGLAAEAVGERRATAARRLVRRWARGGTRAGPSGGATGGAAGQGDGRGSPGLSLVVVTPRDGLGAYVPDPVPAGPWITTGTPHLYAGVLEATGTVGPLVLPGGTACARCLQEELTDREPVRPRLLAQWRSGAPHPLPACDLALATAVAGLATAHALAFLDGDLPASTGARWEVSLPLLEWRAERLRPHPDCPCGAARGAEGERASTAGRTQDTMAG, encoded by the coding sequence ATGCATCCGATGGTGAAACCGGCGCTGCGGCGCGCCTGGCGGAGTCTGCGGTGCGTCCAGTTCGGGATCACCCCTGCGCACGCGGTGGTGCTGAGCCCGGTCGACACGGGGACGGGTGAGCTCCTCGCGCTGCTCGACGGCACCCGGGGGACGGAGCTGCTGCGGGCCGAGGCGCGGGCGCTCGGTCTGCCGGACGGGCATCTGGAGGCGCTCCTCGGCCGGTTGGCGGCGGCCGGTCTCCTCGCGGACGCCTCGGCCGGACGGCCCGGGAAGGCCGGGGCGGCCCCTGGGGCGGGTGCCGGTTCGGTTGCGGGTGGCGGTTCGGTTGCGGGTGGCGGTTCCCGCTCGGGTGCCGGTTTGCGTGCCGGGGCGCGGGACACGGCGCCCGATCCGCTCCGTGCCGACCTGGCCTCGCTCTCCGTCGTCCACCGCGAGCCCGACCGGGCGGTGCGGGCACTGGCCGCCCGGCGAGCCCTGCGCGTCCAGGTCCGGGGCGCGGGGCGGGTGGGGGCGATGGTGGCGGCCCTGCTGTCCGCGGCGGGCGTGGGCACGGTCGAGGTGCTGGACTCCGGCCGGGTCGAACCCTGGGAGACCGCCCCGGGCGGGCTGGCGGCCGAGGCCGTCGGCGAGCGCCGGGCGACGGCGGCCCGCCGCCTGGTCCGCCGCTGGGCACGGGGCGGCACCCGCGCCGGACCGAGCGGCGGAGCGACGGGCGGAGCGGCCGGGCAGGGTGACGGGCGGGGCTCGCCCGGGTTGTCACTCGTCGTGGTGACACCGCGCGACGGTCTCGGCGCGTACGTCCCCGATCCCGTCCCGGCCGGACCGTGGATCACCACCGGCACACCCCACCTGTACGCGGGCGTGCTGGAGGCGACGGGGACGGTCGGGCCGCTCGTCCTGCCGGGCGGGACGGCCTGCGCCCGCTGCCTCCAGGAGGAGCTGACGGACCGGGAGCCCGTCAGGCCCCGGCTCCTCGCCCAGTGGCGGTCGGGCGCTCCGCATCCGCTGCCCGCCTGCGACCTGGCGCTGGCCACGGCCGTGGCTGGCCTCGCCACCGCGCACGCGCTGGCCTTTCTGGACGGGGATCTCCCGGCGAGCACGGGCGCCCGCTGGGAGGTGTCGCTGCCGCTGCTGGAGTGGCGGGCGGAGCGGCTGAGGCCCCACCCTGACTGCCCGTGCGGGGCGGCGCGCGGGGCAGAAGGGGAGCGCGCCTCAACAGCCGGAAGGACGCAGGACACAATGGCGGGGTAA
- a CDS encoding ABC1 kinase family protein: MSDLPRKAVTRTAKLAALPLGFAGRATWGLGKRIGGKSAELVARELQQRTAEQLFKVLGELKGGAMKLGQALSVFESALPEEVAGPYRAALTKLQDAAPPMPTSTVHAVLAERLGENWRELFLEFEDKPAAAASIGQVHRAVWHDGREVAVKVQYPGAGEALLSDLAQLSRFARLLGPLVPGMDIKPLITEMRDRVSEELDYALEAASQREHAEVFADDPDVVVPAVVHQSDQVLVTEWMDGIPLSEVIADGTADQRDRAGQLLARFLFSGPARTGLLHADPHPGNFRLLPGAEGDEDPASWRLGVLDFGTVDRLPGGLPETIGVCLRMTLAGEAETVYDLLRAEGFVKESVALDPDAVLEYLLPIIEPAEAEAYLFTRGWLRAQAARIADPRSPAHQLGKQLNLPPSYLLIHRVTLSTIGVLCQLNATVRLRDELEAWLPGFVAPDTDEAAS, translated from the coding sequence ATGTCTGATCTTCCCCGGAAGGCGGTCACCCGGACCGCCAAGTTGGCCGCGTTGCCGCTCGGCTTCGCCGGCCGGGCGACCTGGGGCCTGGGCAAACGGATCGGCGGCAAGTCCGCCGAGCTGGTCGCCCGCGAGCTCCAGCAGCGCACGGCCGAGCAGTTGTTCAAGGTGCTCGGCGAGCTGAAAGGCGGCGCCATGAAGCTGGGTCAGGCGCTGTCCGTCTTCGAATCGGCCCTCCCCGAGGAGGTCGCCGGACCGTACAGGGCAGCGCTGACGAAGCTTCAGGACGCGGCGCCGCCGATGCCGACCTCCACGGTCCACGCGGTCCTCGCCGAGCGGCTCGGCGAGAACTGGCGTGAGTTGTTCCTGGAGTTCGAGGACAAGCCGGCGGCGGCCGCCTCGATCGGTCAGGTGCACCGGGCGGTGTGGCACGACGGGCGCGAGGTCGCGGTGAAGGTGCAGTACCCGGGCGCCGGGGAGGCACTGCTGTCCGACCTGGCGCAGCTGAGCCGGTTCGCCCGGCTTCTCGGGCCGCTCGTGCCGGGGATGGACATCAAGCCGCTGATCACCGAGATGCGGGACCGGGTCTCTGAGGAGCTCGACTACGCGCTGGAGGCGGCGTCCCAGCGGGAGCACGCGGAGGTGTTCGCGGACGATCCCGACGTCGTCGTCCCCGCCGTGGTGCACCAGTCGGATCAGGTCCTCGTGACCGAGTGGATGGACGGCATCCCGCTCTCGGAGGTGATCGCGGACGGCACGGCGGACCAGCGGGACCGGGCGGGACAGCTGCTGGCCCGCTTCCTCTTCTCCGGTCCCGCGCGCACGGGCCTGCTGCACGCCGATCCGCACCCGGGGAACTTCCGGCTCCTGCCGGGCGCCGAGGGGGACGAGGACCCGGCGAGCTGGCGCCTCGGCGTCCTCGACTTCGGCACCGTCGACCGGCTTCCGGGCGGGCTGCCGGAGACGATCGGCGTCTGTCTGCGGATGACGCTCGCCGGTGAGGCCGAGACCGTCTACGACCTGCTTCGCGCGGAGGGCTTCGTCAAGGAGTCCGTCGCCCTCGACCCGGACGCGGTCCTCGAGTACCTGCTGCCGATCATCGAGCCGGCCGAGGCGGAGGCGTACCTCTTCACCCGTGGCTGGCTGCGCGCCCAGGCCGCCCGGATCGCCGACCCGCGCTCCCCCGCGCACCAGCTGGGCAAGCAGCTCAATCTGCCGCCCTCGTACCTGTTGATACACCGCGTGACGTTGAGCACGATCGGGGTGCTGTGCCAGCTCAACGCGACGGTACGGCTCCGGGACGAGCTGGAGGCGTGGCTGCCCGGCTTCGTCGCGCCGGACACCGACGAGGCCGCGTCCTGA
- a CDS encoding WhiB family transcriptional regulator has translation MQLEAHAPSVPPSDSISLPGSTEDHALTPLTALTALDDAIENLGVPVPCRAYDPEVFFAESPADVEYAKSLCRTCPLMAACLAGAQERREPWGVWGGELFVQGVVVARKRPRGRPRKNPVAA, from the coding sequence GTGCAACTCGAAGCGCACGCCCCGTCCGTACCGCCTTCCGATTCGATCTCCCTGCCCGGCTCCACGGAGGACCACGCTTTGACCCCCCTCACCGCGCTCACCGCGCTCGACGACGCCATCGAGAACCTCGGCGTCCCCGTCCCGTGTCGCGCCTACGACCCCGAGGTCTTCTTCGCGGAGTCCCCGGCCGACGTCGAGTACGCGAAGTCCCTCTGCCGGACCTGCCCGCTCATGGCGGCCTGCCTCGCCGGTGCCCAGGAGCGCCGCGAGCCCTGGGGCGTCTGGGGTGGCGAGCTCTTCGTCCAGGGCGTGGTCGTCGCCCGGAAGCGGCCCCGTGGCCGTCCGCGCAAGAACCCGGTCGCGGCATGA
- a CDS encoding ATP-dependent DNA helicase UvrD2, whose translation MTAATHSTLFPQVPETADAVLDGLDPEQREVARALSGPVCVLAGAGTGKTRAITHRIAYGVRAGILQPGSVLAVTFTNRAAGEMRGRLRQLGAGGVQARTFHSAALRQLQFFWPKAVGGDMPRLLERKIQLVADAAARCRVRLDRNELRDVTSEIEWAKVTQTVPADYPAAVAKSVRDAPRDPAEISQIYALYEQLKRDRSVIDFEDVLLLTVGILQDRHDIAEQIRRQYQHFVVDEYQDVSPLQQRLLDLWLGDRDNLCVVGDASQTIYSFTGATPDHLLNFRNRHPNATVVKLVRDYRSTPQVVHLANGLLSQARGRAAEHRLELISQRDPGPEPVYTEYADEPAEAEGTARRIRDLIAAGVPAGEIAVLYRINAQSEVYEQALADAGVPYQLRGAERFFERQEVREAGIALRGAARAGGNDSLLDDAEDLPAQVRAVLSTKNWTPKPPTGSGAARDRWESLAALVRLAEDFARAKPGATLSDLVAELDERAAAQHAPTVQGVTLASLHAAKGLEWDAVFLVGLTEGMMPITYAKTDEQVEEERRLLYVGVTRARVHLSLSWALSRAPGGRASRRPSRFLKGLRPGSGSLGSATVAGSGGIERGLAGGRRKPRGPVLCRVCGATLTEAGAMKLMRCEDCPSDMDEGLYERLRDWRSEQARELAQPAYCVFTDKTLMAIAERVPTTDGELSSISGVGIRKLDRFGADVLAICAGGEGGAGGDEV comes from the coding sequence GTGACAGCAGCAACGCACTCCACTCTCTTCCCGCAGGTCCCGGAGACGGCCGACGCGGTGCTCGACGGGCTCGACCCCGAGCAGCGCGAGGTCGCGCGGGCCCTGAGCGGCCCGGTGTGCGTGCTGGCGGGAGCCGGCACGGGCAAGACGCGCGCCATCACCCACCGGATCGCGTACGGGGTGCGGGCGGGCATACTCCAGCCCGGCAGTGTGCTGGCCGTCACCTTCACCAACCGCGCCGCGGGCGAGATGCGCGGCCGGCTCCGGCAGCTCGGGGCCGGCGGGGTCCAGGCCCGGACGTTCCACTCCGCCGCCCTCCGCCAGCTCCAGTTCTTCTGGCCGAAGGCCGTCGGCGGCGACATGCCCCGGCTCCTGGAGCGGAAGATCCAGCTCGTCGCCGACGCGGCGGCCCGCTGCCGCGTCCGCCTCGACCGGAACGAGCTGCGCGACGTCACGAGCGAGATCGAATGGGCCAAGGTCACCCAGACGGTCCCCGCCGACTATCCGGCGGCGGTCGCCAAGTCCGTCAGGGACGCCCCGCGCGACCCGGCCGAGATCAGTCAGATCTACGCGCTGTACGAGCAGCTCAAGCGCGACCGCTCGGTGATCGACTTCGAGGACGTCCTGCTGCTCACGGTCGGCATCCTCCAGGACCGGCACGACATCGCCGAGCAGATCCGCCGCCAGTACCAGCACTTCGTCGTGGACGAGTACCAGGACGTCTCCCCGCTGCAGCAGCGCCTGCTCGACCTGTGGCTCGGCGACCGCGACAACCTCTGCGTCGTCGGCGACGCCAGCCAGACCATCTACTCGTTCACCGGCGCCACCCCCGATCACCTCCTGAACTTCCGCAACCGCCATCCGAACGCCACGGTGGTCAAGCTCGTCCGCGACTACCGCTCCACGCCGCAGGTCGTCCACCTCGCCAACGGCCTGCTCAGCCAGGCCCGCGGCCGTGCCGCCGAGCACCGCCTGGAGCTGATCTCCCAGCGCGACCCGGGCCCCGAGCCCGTCTACACGGAGTACGCCGACGAACCGGCCGAGGCCGAGGGCACCGCCCGCCGCATCCGGGACCTCATCGCCGCGGGCGTCCCGGCCGGCGAGATCGCCGTGCTCTACCGGATCAACGCCCAGTCCGAGGTCTACGAGCAGGCCCTCGCCGACGCCGGAGTGCCCTACCAGCTCCGCGGCGCCGAGCGCTTCTTCGAGCGCCAGGAAGTACGGGAAGCGGGCATCGCCCTGCGCGGCGCGGCCCGCGCCGGTGGGAACGACTCCCTCCTCGACGACGCCGAGGACCTGCCCGCGCAGGTCAGGGCCGTGCTCTCCACCAAGAACTGGACCCCCAAGCCGCCGACCGGCTCGGGCGCCGCCCGCGACCGCTGGGAGTCGCTCGCCGCGCTCGTCCGGCTCGCCGAGGACTTCGCCCGTGCCAAGCCGGGCGCCACTCTCTCCGACCTGGTCGCCGAGCTCGACGAGCGGGCCGCCGCCCAGCACGCGCCGACCGTCCAGGGCGTCACCCTCGCCTCGCTGCACGCGGCCAAGGGCCTCGAATGGGACGCCGTGTTCCTCGTCGGCCTCACCGAGGGCATGATGCCCATCACGTACGCCAAGACCGACGAGCAGGTCGAGGAGGAGCGCCGCCTGCTGTACGTGGGCGTCACCCGGGCCCGTGTCCACCTCTCGCTCTCCTGGGCGCTGTCCCGCGCCCCGGGCGGCCGCGCCTCCCGGCGCCCCAGCCGCTTCCTCAAGGGGCTGCGCCCCGGCTCCGGCTCCCTCGGCTCCGCCACGGTCGCCGGTTCCGGAGGCATCGAGCGGGGCCTCGCCGGCGGTCGGCGCAAGCCGCGCGGCCCGGTCCTGTGCCGGGTCTGCGGGGCGACGCTCACCGAGGCGGGCGCGATGAAGCTCATGCGCTGCGAGGACTGCCCCTCGGACATGGACGAGGGCCTCTACGAGCGGCTTCGCGACTGGCGCTCCGAGCAGGCGCGGGAGCTGGCCCAGCCGGCCTACTGCGTCTTCACCGACAAGACGCTCATGGCCATCGCCGAGCGCGTCCCGACCACCGACGGCGAGCTCTCCTCGATCTCCGGCGTCGGCATCCGCAAGCTCGATCGCTTCGGAGCCGACGTCCTGGCCATCTGCGCAGGTGGGGAGGGAGGGGCGGGGGGCGACGAAGTCTGA
- a CDS encoding mycoredoxin — MQGTVTMYSTTWCGYCRRLKSQMDREGIAYSEINIEQDPDSAAFVEKANGGNQTVPTVLFPDGSTLTNPSLAQVKQKIGV, encoded by the coding sequence ATGCAGGGCACTGTGACGATGTACAGCACCACGTGGTGCGGCTACTGCCGTCGGCTGAAGAGCCAGATGGACCGCGAGGGCATCGCGTACTCGGAGATCAACATCGAGCAGGACCCGGATTCGGCGGCGTTCGTCGAGAAGGCCAACGGCGGCAACCAGACCGTGCCGACCGTCCTCTTCCCGGACGGCTCGACCCTGACGAACCCCTCGCTCGCGCAGGTCAAGCAGAAGATCGGCGTCTGA
- the nudC gene encoding NAD(+) diphosphatase, with translation MSNLKHASTVGPDRPDRPISLTAPTGIDRAAHHRLDEAWLAAAWSHPTTRVFVVSGGQVLIDDRPDGTTELVMTPAFEAPVTETHRYFLGTDADGVSYFALQKDSLPGRMDQSARPAGLREAGLLLSDRDAGLMVHAVALENWQRLHRFCSRCGERTVIAAAGHIRRCQACGAEHYPRTDPAVIMLVTDDQDRALLGRQVHWPEGRFSTLAGFVEPGESIEQSVAREVFEEAGVTVGEVDYIASQPWPFPSSLMLGFFARATSSEIDVDGEEIHEARWFSREDLAAGFESGEVLPPYGISIASRLIELWYGKPLPKPGDVA, from the coding sequence GTGAGCAACTTGAAGCACGCGTCAACGGTCGGGCCGGACCGGCCGGACCGCCCGATCTCGCTGACCGCACCGACCGGCATCGACCGGGCTGCTCACCACCGCCTCGACGAGGCGTGGCTGGCGGCGGCCTGGAGCCACCCCACGACCCGGGTCTTCGTGGTCTCCGGGGGACAGGTGCTCATCGACGACCGGCCCGACGGCACCACCGAGCTCGTCATGACCCCGGCCTTCGAGGCCCCGGTCACCGAGACCCACCGCTACTTCCTGGGCACGGACGCCGACGGGGTGTCGTACTTCGCGCTCCAGAAGGACTCCCTGCCCGGCCGCATGGACCAGTCCGCCCGGCCCGCGGGGCTGCGCGAGGCGGGCCTGCTGCTCTCGGACAGGGACGCGGGCCTCATGGTGCACGCCGTCGCCCTGGAGAACTGGCAGCGGCTCCACCGCTTCTGCTCGCGCTGCGGCGAGCGCACCGTCATCGCCGCCGCCGGGCACATCCGCCGCTGCCAGGCCTGCGGCGCCGAGCACTACCCGCGTACCGACCCGGCGGTCATCATGCTGGTCACGGACGACCAGGACCGGGCCCTGCTCGGCCGCCAGGTGCACTGGCCGGAGGGCCGCTTCTCGACCCTCGCCGGCTTCGTCGAGCCCGGCGAGTCCATCGAGCAGTCGGTGGCCCGCGAGGTCTTCGAGGAGGCCGGCGTCACCGTCGGCGAGGTCGACTACATCGCCAGCCAGCCCTGGCCCTTCCCGTCCAGCCTCATGCTGGGTTTCTTCGCCCGCGCCACCTCCTCGGAGATAGACGTGGACGGCGAGGAGATCCACGAGGCCCGCTGGTTCTCCCGCGAGGACCTCGCCGCCGGCTTCGAGTCCGGCGAGGTGCTGCCCCCGTACGGCATCTCGATCGCCTCCCGGCTGATCGAACTCTGGTACGGCAAGCCCCTCCCGAAGCCGGGCGACGTGGCCTGA
- a CDS encoding dipeptidase, with amino-acid sequence MSETPDSAVHAVRTYIEQHRAAFLGDLADWLRIPSVSAQPDRAGDVRRSAEWLAAKLTETGFATVEVWETDGAPAVFAEWPSGDPDAPTVLVYGHHDVQPAAREDGWHTEPFEPTVIDGRMYARGAADDKGQVFFHTLGVRAHLAATGRTAPAVNLKLIVEGEEESGSPHFRELVETHAERLAADAVIVSDTGMWSETTPTVCTGMRGVADCEIELYGPDQDIHSGSFGGAVPNPATVAGRIVAALHDETERVAIPGFYEGVTELSDAERALVAELPFDEDAWLRTAKSHGTLGEAGFTTLERVWARPTAEVNGIGGGYQGPGGKTIVPASAQLKLSFRLVAGQDPGKIELAVRDWLAGLVPAGIRYEIVFGAPTRPCLTPLDHPALKAVAGAMSRAFDGAKVRYTREGGSGPAADLQDVLEAPVLFLGISVPSDGWHAPNEKIELDLLMKGVETTAHLWGDLPAALHAAAR; translated from the coding sequence ATGAGCGAGACCCCGGACAGCGCCGTCCACGCCGTGCGTACGTACATCGAGCAGCACCGCGCCGCCTTCCTCGGCGACCTGGCCGACTGGCTGCGCATCCCCTCCGTGTCGGCGCAGCCCGACCGCGCGGGGGACGTGCGCCGCAGCGCCGAGTGGCTCGCCGCCAAGCTCACGGAGACCGGCTTCGCCACGGTCGAGGTGTGGGAGACGGACGGCGCCCCGGCGGTCTTCGCGGAGTGGCCCTCCGGTGACCCGGACGCCCCGACGGTCCTCGTCTACGGCCACCACGACGTCCAGCCCGCGGCCCGCGAGGACGGCTGGCACACGGAGCCCTTCGAGCCGACCGTGATCGACGGCCGGATGTACGCGCGGGGCGCCGCCGACGACAAGGGGCAGGTGTTCTTCCACACACTCGGGGTCCGCGCCCACCTCGCCGCGACCGGCCGCACCGCCCCCGCCGTCAACCTGAAGCTGATCGTGGAGGGCGAGGAGGAGTCCGGCTCGCCGCACTTCCGCGAGCTCGTCGAGACCCACGCCGAGCGGCTCGCCGCCGACGCCGTGATCGTCTCCGACACCGGCATGTGGTCCGAGACGACCCCCACCGTGTGCACCGGCATGCGCGGGGTCGCCGACTGCGAGATCGAGCTGTACGGCCCCGACCAGGACATCCACTCCGGCTCCTTCGGCGGCGCCGTGCCGAACCCGGCCACCGTCGCCGGCCGGATCGTCGCCGCCCTCCACGACGAGACCGAGCGCGTCGCGATCCCCGGCTTCTACGAGGGCGTCACCGAGCTCTCCGACGCCGAGCGCGCCCTTGTCGCCGAGCTCCCCTTCGACGAGGACGCCTGGCTGCGTACGGCCAAGTCCCACGGCACGCTCGGCGAGGCCGGCTTCACCACCCTGGAGCGCGTCTGGGCCCGCCCCACCGCAGAGGTCAACGGCATCGGCGGCGGCTACCAGGGCCCCGGCGGCAAGACGATCGTCCCCGCCTCCGCCCAGCTGAAGCTGTCGTTCCGGCTGGTCGCCGGCCAGGACCCGGGCAAGATCGAGCTCGCCGTACGGGACTGGCTCGCCGGACTCGTCCCCGCGGGCATCCGGTACGAGATCGTCTTCGGCGCCCCGACCCGCCCCTGCCTCACCCCCCTCGACCACCCCGCCCTCAAGGCGGTGGCCGGGGCCATGAGCCGGGCCTTCGACGGCGCCAAGGTCCGCTACACCCGCGAGGGCGGCTCGGGACCGGCCGCCGACCTCCAGGACGTCCTGGAGGCGCCCGTACTGTTCCTGGGGATCTCCGTCCCGTCCGACGGCTGGCACGCCCCCAACGAGAAGATCGAGCTCGATCTCCTCATGAAGGGCGTCGAGACCACGGCTCACCTGTGGGGCGACCTGCCCGCCGCCCTCCACGCCGCCGCGCGCTGA